GCTTAATAAAGCTATTTTTCCACAAAACTCCTGCTCGCATAGCACGAATAATAGAAAAATAAGTATAGAATATACAGAGATATCCGCCCAAAAAATGAAGCATTTTTCGAACAAAATTGAGTCTCCCCCTCGGAATGAAAACTTGAATCATCTGTATAATCACTTTATCACTCAAAAAACTCAAAAATACAATGACCACCAGACAAATTAAAACATTCGTTTCCACACCAATGCGGTCAAAGCGATAGACTATACGTGAGGACGCTCCATAGTAGGGAATTCCACTAATTTTCGTCATTCCCCAAAGTGTTGTCAACATTCCAATGCCCGCAATTGCCACAATAACAATGCTGTAAAAATACCAATTTCTCTGCTGAGCATAACGCAAATTGGCTAAATAAAAATCGTCCTTTGCCGCATAGCTTGTATCCACAGCAATGGTAATATTATAGGTATCCATCTTTAGATTTGCTGCCTGATCGGCAAGATAGAGCATATCATCGGGAACTTTGACCAAATTTGTATCGATGACAATACTATCTGAATCTAAACTTGCATACCGCCCAATGCTTTTTATATCTTCCATGCTCATAGCCTTTGCATTGGTATAGACCATCTGTCCATCACCATAGTCGAGGCGATACTTGATATTGGTTGGTTCTCCTTTAAATATCTTATAGGCACGCAAATACCTTCCAATATGATCTAATGCCTCCCGAACCAAATCGTCCTTTGTCGCATAATCATCTCCTGGTCCTTTGACCTGCCTTTGGTCGCTATAGGCCTTCCAATTGACTAAATAGCTCTTATCATCCTTTTGTGTCTCTGTATTTCTAACCACATCATCTGAGGCCGCAGCTTTTAAATCTTCATCCAAATAAAAGCCACGCTTTTTGGCATAATTAAAGACATCGGCAATCGTATAGACATTATTTTCGCCCGGTCCAAGATTAATACTAAACACAGGTTTTTTTAAGTCAATCTTGTCGTCTGTCTCAAACATATCCTGATAATTCGTATAAGTAAAAACATCTCGTATAGCCGAATCAAAAGTAGCTACAAATGCTTTGGAATCCTCAAAATTTCCAGAATTCATCCAAAATATGCCCTTGGAAAAGTTGTCATTTGTATAAATCAAGCCAACACCAACAACTAAAATAAACAATGCTAAAAAGTGAAGCAATAAAAAGATAAGCTTTCTTTTACTATAGCTTTCTCTGCTATTTTCTTCTTCCATCAACTACTCCTACTTGTCCACCTTATATCCAACGCCCCATACTACCTTTAAGTACCTTGGATCTTTTGGATTGATTTCAATTTTTTCTCGAATATGACGGATATGTACAGCCACGGTATTATCAGCACCAATGGCCTTCTCATTCCAAATCTCCTCATAAATTTCATTGATCGAGAACACACGCCCTGCATTTTTCACTAACAGACGCAAAATATTGTACTCAATTGGTGTCAATTTAATGAGTTCACCTGCAAGTGTCACTTCTTTATTGATATCATCAATACGTAAATCTCTGCAACAGAAAACACGAGAATCATCCTGTACACTCATATTGCCAAGCTGTGTATATCTTCTCAAGTGACTCTTTACTCTGGCCACAAGCTCTAGAGGGTTAAATGGCTTTGACAAATAGTCATCCGCACCAATATTCAAACCTAAAATTTTATCTGCATCTTCTGACTTCGCAGAAAGGATAATAATCGGAATGGAGCTCGTCTCTCTCACCTTCAATGTTGTCCGAATACCATCCAGACCTGGCATCATCACATCAACAATCAACAAATCTATTTTTTCTTTCTCCATTAATTCCAACGCCTCATATCCATCATATACACAGTAGACATCAAAACCTTCACCAGAAAGATAAATCTTTATTGCTTCTACAATTTCTTTATCATCATCACAAACCAATATTTTTTGCATACTATCCTCTCCCATCTATATCAAATTTTGCTTACATTGTACTGTATATCTTTCTCCTAGACAATCATTTCTCCCTTTTTCCCTTTATTGTGGTAAAATAAATGCTGTTTATACTTACATTTTTTTGAGAGGAACTTTTATGTCAAAATTTATGAAAGCTGCCATTGTGCAGGCAAAAAAAGCTTATGCTCTCGGCGAAGTACCCATTGGTTGCGTCATTGTAAAGGACAATCAAATTATTGCCAGAGGATACAATCGGCGCAGTATTGACCACAACACCTTGGCCCATGCCGAAATGATTGCCATTAAAAAAGCTTGCAAAAAGCTCGGCGACTGGCGGCTCGAAGATTGTACCATGTACATCACGCTCGAGCCCTGCCCTATGTGTGCCGGTGCGATTGTGCAAGCTAGAATAAAAAATATTGTGATTGGTGCAATGAATGCCAAAGCTGGATGTGCTGGCTCGATCTTAGATCTTATGCACATCCAGCGTTTCAATCACCAAGTGGACACCCTTCTACTCGATGGAGAAATCCACGAAGAATGTGTCGAATTGCTCAAAAACTTTTTTAGAGAACTTCGACAAAAGAAATTAACATAAGCACATTTTTGCTGCGCCGTAGATGCCCGCATCATTTCCTAATGTGGCTAAAACAATGTCTCCCCTATTCTTAGAAATTGGCGTGTAAAAATCATACATTACCTTGATTTTATCAATCAAGTATTGCCCTGCTTTTGACACGCCTCCGCCGATAACAAAGACATCTGGGTCAACAGTCAGTGCAATATGTGAAATGGCAATACCAAGGTACTTTACCACTACATCCATCACCTGTTCAGCCAATGCATCCCCTGCCTTTGCTGCATCAAGAACTTCCTTTGCAGTCAATTTCTTACAATCGCGCAAGCTTGATTCCATATCGCTTTCTGCCAATTGACGCTTTGCCTCCTTGACAATTCCTGTCGCACTGGCCACCTGCTCAAGACATCCGTGTCCACCACAATTGCAACAGTCTTTTTCATCTGATCTCACATAGAGATGTCCAATTTCTCCAGCAAGTCCATGTCTTCCTGTGACAATCTCACCATTGATAATAATTCCTCCGCCAACACCTGTTCCCAAAGTCAGCATAACCACATCATTAAAGCCCTTTGCACCTCCTTGCCATGCTTCTCCAAGGGCTGCAATATTGGCATCGTTTCCAACCCAGACAGAAATTCCTTCCAAGCGATCGGACAACTCTCTCGCTGGATACATATCCTTCCATCCCAAATTGACACAGACCTCGACATATCCCTTTGGAAGAACTGGACCTGGCACACCCATTCCGATGCCCACACAATCATTTAATGTCAAATTATCCTTTTTGAGATTCTCTCGAATAGATTCCGCAATATCTTCAATGACATGCTCACAATTTTCCCTGCGACGAGTTTCAATCTCCCACTTGCGAATCAACTGACCATCCGTAGTAAAAAATCCCATCTTTACACTTGTTCCACCAACATCCACACCAACACAAATTTCCTTCATCTTCCTTCTCCTATCTTAAACTAATTTCTTTTATCATCGAGCTTCCTGCCACACGAAATCTCTCCAATGTGTGACTTGGCCTGATATCATGAATTTCAAAATCAAATGTACCATCAAACTTCTTTACGCCAATATAATTATAAATCTGGCAACGCATACCATCATATAAAAAAATATAATAATCATCGACATTTAATCCCTTATAGGACTGATCGAGTACTTTTTTGCACACCTTTTTTCCATTACCATTGTAAACAAGCAATACATTTTTTCCCTCATCTTCTACAATCAATGCCACACGGTTTTTTGACCAGGCCAATGTCTGAATTTTCCCCTTGAAATCAACCTTTCCCTTTACCTTCACTTTCGTATTTCTTTGCTGAAAAAATACCAAGGCTTGGTCCGATATGGCAAATGCCGAATTTCTACTCATATATTGTGCTCGTCCAATCAACGCATCCTTAAATTGTTCATTAAACGCACAAATCATCCGATTATCAAATTCCTTTCCTGCATCTGAAAAGTCATAAAAAGCCACATTTCCACTGAGTCCACTGTCCTTGATTTGTGCATAGCTCACCAGTAATTGACTTCCACTATCAGAGAGCGAAAGATCTGTGGGATAACCCTCTCCAGAAATTTGATTTTTAATGGTAATCTCGATGGGCGAGCCGTCCTGTTTATAAAATCGAATATAGGTCGATGTCGAATCTTCTTCCATTACAGCAACGACACCATTACTTGAAATGCTAAATCGTCCAATCGGATTGGTCGTCGCAATTGTGCCAATATTTTTCTTTTCGGTATTAAAAATTAAAATCTGATTTTTTTGCTTATCTCCAATCGCTGCATAATCCCCATTACTTACAGCCATCGGAATTTCCATCTGATAGGGCACATTCCAAACTTCTTTGCCCTCTCCATCAAGATAAATTGCTCCGTCCTTTGAGTACTTTAACAGTCCCTCACCCAATGGTTGATAGCCCGCAAAACTTCCCTCGCCCAAGTCTCTTGTCCAATCGACCTTATACTTGGTGTGCTGAATTAAGATTTTTCCCCCTAGAAAAATAATCATTGCAATCCCCAAAAAGATGGCCCCATAGAACATCCACGGACTTATTCTACCACCATTTGTCCTCTTTTGCCTCTTTTTTAAGTTTTTCTTGATTTTTTCTCTCTTTTTCAATTGCCCCGTTGTCTTCATTCTCTTTCCACTCTACTCAGCAGCATGATTTTTATATAAATCGATTGCTCCATGAATCGAATCCACTCCCTTTTCACGGACAATTTCTAACAATGCATCCACTTTTTCTATATTCAAAAACTCCTCGCCCAAATATTTTCCATATTCGTCTGCAATTTCATTTTTCAATACCTTTTGCTCGTGATCTATATTCACTAAGTCACCTTTGACCACTTGATAATCATGTGCCAACTTATCCTTTGTTTCCTGTGCACTTTGTAGAATTTCTTGCTGAATTCCCTGCTTGATATTTCCCTCAAACTCTTCAAGTGCCTTCTTTTGCCTCTCCTGAACATCTTCATGTAAATTCTCTAGGCGATCAATTTCTGCATCAAATTCTTCCAAATGATACCTCGAATCGTCGTTGTCATTTTTAATTCCCCTTCGAATCAATGCAATGCGTTTTTCATTATTTTTGATGTTCTTTCGCAATCGCTTGACCTCACGCAAAGCATGGAGATGCTTCACTTTCGTTTCGTTTAAAATTAGCATATACAGCCCGCCAAAAACCACCACAGCTCCGACATAAATAAGGGCCAAATACAAAGATCTTCTCTGAGGCAATGCAAAATAGATAGCAAATGGAACGACAACAAAGCAAATCAAAAAGGTAACCAACATTCGGATAAAATCTGCAAATCCCCCCATAAAATAGAGTGCATAGTAGAGTTTGGTATTGCAAAAACCTGGCACCCTATCCTTTTTTAAGATCGCTTTGATCTGTCTCTTAATATCTCCATTTTCAAGATATAAATCTGCTGTCTCTTCTTCTACCCGTCCTCGTACTCCTTTGGCTCGCTTTTTCTCTCTCCCGCTTCTTGCTTTTTTTAATTGCTCCCGAACTTGTGCTGTCTCTTGGTCATAGGTTT
This region of Lachnospiraceae bacterium oral taxon 096 genomic DNA includes:
- the tadA gene encoding tRNA adenosine(34) deaminase TadA, producing MSKFMKAAIVQAKKAYALGEVPIGCVIVKDNQIIARGYNRRSIDHNTLAHAEMIAIKKACKKLGDWRLEDCTMYITLEPCPMCAGAIVQARIKNIVIGAMNAKAGCAGSILDLMHIQRFNHQVDTLLLDGEIHEECVELLKNFFRELRQKKLT
- a CDS encoding response regulator transcription factor: MQKILVCDDDKEIVEAIKIYLSGEGFDVYCVYDGYEALELMEKEKIDLLIVDVMMPGLDGIRTTLKVRETSSIPIIILSAKSEDADKILGLNIGADDYLSKPFNPLELVARVKSHLRRYTQLGNMSVQDDSRVFCCRDLRIDDINKEVTLAGELIKLTPIEYNILRLLVKNAGRVFSINEIYEEIWNEKAIGADNTVAVHIRHIREKIEINPKDPRYLKVVWGVGYKVDK
- a CDS encoding sensor histidine kinase, producing MEEENSRESYSKRKLIFLLLHFLALFILVVGVGLIYTNDNFSKGIFWMNSGNFEDSKAFVATFDSAIRDVFTYTNYQDMFETDDKIDLKKPVFSINLGPGENNVYTIADVFNYAKKRGFYLDEDLKAAASDDVVRNTETQKDDKSYLVNWKAYSDQRQVKGPGDDYATKDDLVREALDHIGRYLRAYKIFKGEPTNIKYRLDYGDGQMVYTNAKAMSMEDIKSIGRYASLDSDSIVIDTNLVKVPDDMLYLADQAANLKMDTYNITIAVDTSYAAKDDFYLANLRYAQQRNWYFYSIVIVAIAGIGMLTTLWGMTKISGIPYYGASSRIVYRFDRIGVETNVLICLVVIVFLSFLSDKVIIQMIQVFIPRGRLNFVRKMLHFLGGYLCIFYTYFSIIRAMRAGVLWKNSFIKHVKDELGVYTETQTFMHSLSKNYIAFCCVNIFGTAIAVYLFIKDISLIARIMGFLLMICLLFLDCIYFHKLYKNALQREFIAKAIKRISDGNTDYHLEIEAFDGKEAVLAENLNHISHGLEIAIGEQVKSERMKADLITNVSHDIKTPLTSIINYVALIKREKPSDPKICEYLNILDVKSQHLKNLTEDLVEASKASSGNISLEMGPLDFVELVQQSNGEFEEKYEERKLSIVSELPTDQMMILADGRRLWRVLENLYNNAYKYAAFGSRVYVEMTHKGKMAVFTMKNISANPLNIRPDELTERFVRGDVSRTTEGSGLGLSIATSLTKLQGGEFEILIDGDLFKAVLSFPLMDENS
- a CDS encoding ROK family glucokinase, with amino-acid sequence MKEICVGVDVGGTSVKMGFFTTDGQLIRKWEIETRRRENCEHVIEDIAESIRENLKKDNLTLNDCVGIGMGVPGPVLPKGYVEVCVNLGWKDMYPARELSDRLEGISVWVGNDANIAALGEAWQGGAKGFNDVVMLTLGTGVGGGIIINGEIVTGRHGLAGEIGHLYVRSDEKDCCNCGGHGCLEQVASATGIVKEAKRQLAESDMESSLRDCKKLTAKEVLDAAKAGDALAEQVMDVVVKYLGIAISHIALTVDPDVFVIGGGVSKAGQYLIDKIKVMYDFYTPISKNRGDIVLATLGNDAGIYGAAKMCLC